Proteins from one uncultured Cohaesibacter sp. genomic window:
- a CDS encoding tetratricopeptide repeat protein produces MSRKPIIIIASLAAIAALATELEIPKLSPALAAFKQDASTTKDANAPFVLSNAQMQAQPELSPQSAPSESEPSKSDQPETSANPVKTRLNAISNAIPAQASPKPALTVTQAETSSQEAGDRALSQQTEVDESALRYFASKGDTKRLKAEIARLQLLYPNWVPPENPMAMASEPSGESDAFWSLYAEGKFAELRAEIKARQEQEPGWQPPEELIGLLDLAEKRNRIVNSSELKQYDQVIKIAAAEPNLLTCSDVDILWRVSEAFIKTDRQQRGLDAYNYILNTCSNQQERLATLQKAAELLPYAPMQSLLESTDPDAFNAADYQTLIDNLARRFVAEANEDPDLQIDDRYVNAMRQIANSGKEASDIALMGWYLWLHDSKDKAEPYFRAARVKEDTAETSQGLGLVLLSQEKPEEAEEVMYPWRSESPDAMQTYLAAATELLSQDPPKALEQDKLTRIATVTVEEKSAKIAQQFGWYARHFKQNKTALRWFETSLSWDEESEPAAYGLAVTLVDLKQWKRLASVRESWQGKSERIAALKQPTASGSGAVAVNCRNNKPSAASSARTAISYGWCFMRMERALEAANSFEIALNKGASSARSEAAYGKSLAYLRLGLVDDAAFTATRATLGQKRAHELQVSILTQRATSAFKLGHYREAILYLDQRAQLGPEPVDLMLMRGHAYLKLKHMAQAIHIFDALAATGNRDAIRSLNEARQQASSQG; encoded by the coding sequence GTGTCTCGTAAGCCGATCATCATCATCGCCTCACTAGCAGCGATTGCAGCCCTTGCCACAGAGTTGGAGATTCCCAAGCTCTCGCCTGCTCTTGCTGCCTTCAAGCAGGATGCATCAACCACCAAGGATGCCAACGCCCCCTTTGTGCTCTCAAATGCACAAATGCAGGCGCAGCCAGAGCTTTCGCCGCAGAGCGCCCCATCTGAGAGCGAACCATCAAAAAGCGACCAACCAGAGACTTCTGCCAATCCGGTAAAAACCCGTCTGAACGCAATCAGCAATGCCATTCCAGCCCAAGCCAGCCCCAAACCGGCCCTGACGGTCACGCAAGCTGAAACCAGCTCACAAGAGGCAGGAGACAGAGCGCTCAGCCAACAGACCGAGGTGGATGAAAGCGCCCTACGCTATTTTGCCAGCAAGGGAGACACCAAGCGCCTGAAGGCAGAGATTGCACGCTTACAGTTGCTTTATCCCAACTGGGTACCACCAGAAAATCCCATGGCCATGGCGAGCGAACCTAGCGGTGAGTCAGATGCCTTCTGGTCGCTCTATGCTGAGGGAAAATTTGCTGAATTGCGCGCTGAGATCAAGGCGCGGCAGGAGCAGGAACCCGGCTGGCAGCCTCCCGAGGAGCTGATCGGTCTACTGGATCTGGCTGAGAAGCGCAACCGGATCGTCAACAGTTCCGAACTCAAACAATATGATCAGGTCATCAAGATAGCGGCAGCCGAACCCAACCTGCTGACCTGCAGTGACGTCGACATCCTTTGGCGCGTCTCCGAGGCCTTTATCAAGACAGACCGCCAACAGCGCGGCCTTGATGCCTATAACTACATTCTTAACACTTGCAGCAATCAGCAGGAGCGCTTGGCCACCTTGCAAAAGGCTGCCGAGTTGCTGCCTTACGCCCCCATGCAAAGCCTCTTGGAATCCACCGATCCGGACGCATTCAACGCAGCGGACTATCAAACCCTGATCGACAATCTGGCAAGGCGCTTTGTGGCAGAAGCCAACGAAGACCCCGACCTGCAAATTGACGATCGCTATGTCAACGCCATGCGTCAGATTGCTAATAGCGGCAAGGAAGCATCCGATATCGCGCTGATGGGTTGGTATCTCTGGCTGCATGACAGCAAGGACAAGGCCGAGCCCTATTTCCGTGCAGCGCGGGTGAAAGAAGACACGGCAGAAACATCTCAGGGTCTGGGTCTGGTTTTGCTATCGCAAGAAAAGCCCGAAGAAGCCGAAGAGGTCATGTATCCATGGCGCTCTGAGAGCCCGGACGCCATGCAGACCTATTTGGCGGCAGCCACCGAGCTGCTATCACAGGATCCGCCAAAGGCCCTTGAGCAAGACAAGCTGACCCGTATCGCAACCGTTACGGTTGAAGAGAAGAGCGCCAAGATAGCCCAGCAATTTGGTTGGTATGCACGCCATTTCAAGCAGAACAAGACAGCCCTGCGATGGTTTGAAACATCCCTTTCTTGGGATGAAGAGAGCGAGCCTGCGGCCTATGGTCTTGCGGTTACATTGGTTGACCTCAAGCAATGGAAGCGTCTGGCATCCGTCCGCGAGAGTTGGCAAGGAAAATCCGAACGCATCGCAGCGCTCAAACAGCCCACTGCTTCGGGCAGCGGCGCCGTTGCCGTCAATTGCCGCAACAACAAGCCCTCGGCAGCATCCTCAGCCAGAACAGCCATCAGTTATGGCTGGTGCTTCATGCGTATGGAGCGCGCACTGGAGGCAGCCAACAGCTTCGAGATCGCCTTAAACAAAGGCGCCTCCAGCGCACGCAGTGAAGCCGCCTATGGCAAATCGCTGGCCTATCTGCGCCTTGGCCTTGTCGATGACGCAGCATTCACCGCCACCCGTGCAACACTCGGGCAGAAGCGTGCGCACGAGTTGCAGGTTTCCATCCTGACACAGAGAGCCACATCAGCCTTCAAGCTGGGTCATTACAGGGAAGCGATCCTCTATCTGGACCAGCGAGCCCAGCTTGGCCCGGAACCGGTGGATCTGATGCTGATGCGCGGCCATGCCTATCTCAAGCTCAAGCATATGGCACAGGCGATCCATATATTCGACGCACTGGCCGCAACCGGCAATCGGGACGCCATCCGCAGCCTGAATGAAGCAAGGCAGCAGGCCTCGTCGCAAGGATAA
- the dctP gene encoding TRAP transporter substrate-binding protein DctP, whose protein sequence is MKLKTLGLSLLSAMVMSAGAHAADYELTVPHVTNIESYNHQSLLVFKNFVENHSNGAIKVNIYPSGQLCSTARECLSGVQAGTFDYFQTTIPELANYWEPVGAFDLPYMLRDDRVAECVYNNQNFLADVRANVLEQTGNLRLMMVSNSGGWRNFATTDKQIKSPDDIKGLKIRTVPAPIQQELVKALGGAPTPIAWPEVYTALSTGVVDGTKNGIVDITMMKFEESLNYLILDGHAYMGGVWIMNNDRFNSFPDALKRVVLDGIAAQNQFLRVYPKWKEYDAYETFRAAGGTIYTPNVEEKKAFQEATAPVRDYFIKQAGDEGKAWLERFEKEIKACEASIDADFATASK, encoded by the coding sequence ATGAAATTGAAGACTTTGGGTCTGTCACTGCTTTCGGCGATGGTGATGTCTGCTGGTGCTCACGCAGCGGATTACGAGCTGACCGTCCCGCATGTGACGAACATTGAAAGCTACAATCATCAATCTTTGCTGGTGTTCAAGAATTTCGTCGAAAACCACTCCAACGGAGCCATCAAGGTCAATATCTATCCAAGCGGTCAGCTTTGCAGTACGGCACGGGAATGCCTTTCCGGTGTGCAGGCGGGTACATTCGACTATTTCCAGACGACCATTCCGGAATTGGCCAATTATTGGGAGCCGGTTGGTGCCTTCGATCTGCCCTATATGCTGCGTGATGATCGGGTGGCCGAATGCGTCTATAACAATCAGAATTTTCTCGCCGATGTGCGCGCCAACGTGCTTGAGCAGACCGGCAATCTGCGCCTGATGATGGTGTCCAACTCCGGCGGATGGCGCAATTTTGCCACCACCGACAAGCAGATCAAATCACCAGACGATATCAAGGGATTGAAGATCCGTACGGTTCCTGCGCCGATCCAGCAGGAGCTGGTCAAGGCTCTGGGCGGAGCGCCGACGCCGATTGCCTGGCCGGAAGTCTATACCGCTCTTTCAACCGGTGTTGTCGATGGCACGAAGAATGGCATTGTCGATATCACGATGATGAAATTCGAGGAGAGCCTCAATTATCTCATCCTCGATGGGCATGCCTATATGGGTGGGGTCTGGATTATGAACAATGATCGGTTCAACAGTTTCCCCGATGCACTGAAACGGGTCGTGCTGGATGGCATCGCGGCGCAGAATCAGTTCCTGCGCGTCTATCCCAAATGGAAAGAATATGATGCCTATGAAACCTTCCGGGCTGCTGGCGGGACGATCTACACGCCAAATGTGGAAGAAAAGAAAGCATTCCAAGAAGCCACAGCACCGGTGCGGGACTATTTCATCAAGCAGGCAGGTGACGAAGGAAAGGCTTGGCTTGAGCGCTTTGAAAAGGAAATCAAGGCCTGCGAAGCTTCCATTGATGCGGATTTTGCCACTGCATCCAAATAG